In Maribacter dokdonensis DSW-8, the genomic stretch ATCAGCCTTTGTGAAAATGATGGCAAAAGGTACTCCGTTTTCACCCATCCATTGCATGAATTCCATATCTATGGGTTGTGGATCATGGCGAATGTCTACAAGCACAAATGAGCATACCAGTTGCTCTCGTTGTAAAAAGTAATTGGTAATATATTTTTGAAAGGTATTTTTATCTTTTTTGGAAACACGTGCATAACCATACCCCGGTAAATCTACCAGAAACCAATTCTCATTGATCTTAAAGTGGTTAATAAGTTGGGTTTTACCTGGTCTGCCAGATGTTTTTGCCAAGCTTTTACGCTCGGTCAACATATTGATCAAAGAAGACTTACCTACATTGGAACGTCCTATAAAGGCATATTCGGGCAAAGGCTCCTTGGGGCACTTGGTAACATCGGAGTTGCTCATTACAAAGTCGGCCGACTTTATTTTCATCCGTAGGGTATTTAAAAATTATTTTTTGTCAACCAGTCATCCAAAATGGTGTTGAACTGGTCCGGGTGCTCCATCATAGGTGCATGGCCACATTTATCCAACCAGAATAAATCGGAATTCGGTAAAAGCTCATCAAACAGTTCTGCAACATCTGGCGGAGTAACCGTATCGTCCTTTCCCCAAATAATACAAGTAGGGGTTTGCATGCTGGGTAGATCCTGTGCCATATTATGACGAATGGCACTTTTGGCGATCGCCAAGGTCTTCACCAATTTCACACGATCGTTCACGGTGGCAAAAACTTCATCTACGATCTCTTTGGTAGCAACCTCAGGGTCATAGAAAACATCTTGGGCTTTCTTTTTAATAAACTCATAGTCACCACGTTTAGGGTAACCATCTCCCATGGCGCTTTCGTAAAGTCCAGAGCTGCCGGTTATCACCAGTGCTTTTACTTTTGAGGGATATAATTTGGTATGTAAAAGACCAATATGGCCACCTAAAGAGTTCCCTAAAAGAATAACATCTTCTAGCTCTTTATGGTCTATAAATTTTTTAAGGTATTTGGCGAAATTCTTTACCGTGGTCTTCAACATTGGCATAGAATATAGCGGAAGTTCAGGTATAAGCACTTTATATCCTTTAGGAGGAAAATAAGAAGTTACCCCTTCAAAATTACTGAGTCCGCCCATAAGTCCGTGAAGAATAATTATGGGTTTTCCTTCACCTTTTTCTATATACTTAAAGCCACCTTCGTTAATCAATTCGTTTTCCATGCGCACTACTCATCATAATTGCCCAAATATAGGTAATTACAGAGAATAGCAAACAACTCTTTTCGATAAGGTGCTTTTGCGATCCAGTCAACTTTCAATTTTCCCCAAAATAAAGGTCGAGTGGTAAAATTGTTCCAAAAAAATCCGATGAGTGGCAAAAATGGTTCACAAAAGTGGTAATTTATTAACAAAGTGGTTTTTAGTGGTAAAATGTGGTAATAATATTTATATATTTGAGTTATATAAATAAAACCTATCCATTTTGGACATTTATTTCTTTGGGACATTTAACTGCAAGGCCGATGCCAAGGGACGTATCATGCTTCCTGTTGCGCTGCGCAATCAAATGACTCCGATCTTAAATGAAGGTTTTTTTATCAAGAAGTCGTATTACAATGAATGCCTTGAATTATATCCTGCACAAGAATGGTATAAAATCATGGCGGAAATGGACCAGAATAACAGATTTGATGAAGAAAGCCAACTTTTTCAAAGAATTTTCATGGATGGTCTAAGACCGGTAGAAGTAGATGGTACCGGAAGACTTTTGTTGGCAAAAGACGTGATTTCCTTAGCGGGAATTACAAAAGAGGTGAAGATAGTGCCTATGCGAAAGCATTTGGAGATCTGGGATGTTAAGGAGTACGAGGCTACCATATCTATATCTAAGGAAGAGAAGAAGAATTTGGTAAAGCGCGTAATGCTGAGTAAAAAAGACGATAAAGATGTATCATAATCCAGTTTTGCTGAAAGAGACAGTAGATGGGTTGGACATCAAGGAGGACGGTATATATGTAGACGTGACATTTGGTGGTGGCGGTCACTCTAAAGAAATATTGAAAAGATTGGGGCCAGAAGGCAAGTTATATGCCTTTGATCAAGACGAAGATGCGCAGGCAAACGCGTTAGGTGATCCAAGATTTACGCTGATTGCGGAAAATTTTAGATACATCACCCAGTTTTTAAAGTTCTATGGCATTAGAAAGGTAGATGGAATCTTGGCAGATTTTGGCGTTTCATCGCATCAGTTCGATCAAGCGGAACGTGGTTTTTCAACCCGTTTTGATGCAGATCTGGATATGCGAATGAGCAAGCGCAATACATTGTCTGCTTTTGATGTGGTCAACAAATATTCTTATGACGACTTAAGAAAAGTGTTATTTGAATATGGTGATATCAGAAATGCGAACGCCATGGCAAAAGTAATTGTTGCCAATAGGGAAGAAGAGCAGATCCAAACTACCGATGCTTTGAAAGTGGCATTAAAACAGTTTTTGCCGGAGCACAGGCAGCATAAAATTTTGGCACAGATCTATCAGGCCATTCGCATAGAGGTGAATCAAGAGATAGCGGTGATCAAGGAGTTTTTGGAGCAGGTGCCGGGGTTGTTGAAAGAGAAAGGAAGGTTAAGTGTGATTAGTTACCACTCATTAGAAGATAGATTGGTAAAAAGATTCATAAGGGCCGGACAGTTTGAGGGGGAGCCCGAAAAAGATTTTTACGGGAATATAGATGTACCGTTAAAAAAGGTTGGTGGATTGATAGTGCCAACGAGAGAAGAGATAAAAGAGAATAACAGGGCACGTAGTGCTAAATTGAGAATAGCGGAACGCAATGGCGAAAAGTAAAGTGAAAACGGGTGTATTTGACCTTTTGAAGGGAAAATTTTTGGTGAGCGGCGACGCCCCTAAAAATTGGCTGTTCATTATTTTCATTTCTTTTTTGGCAACGGTAATGATCAGTAGCTCCCATAGCGCCGATCAAAAAGTACACCGTATTGCATTGTTGAACGAAGAGGTGAAAGAATTGCGTAACGAATTTGTGGATATGCGATCAGATGTACAGCA encodes the following:
- the yihA gene encoding ribosome biogenesis GTP-binding protein YihA/YsxC — its product is MKIKSADFVMSNSDVTKCPKEPLPEYAFIGRSNVGKSSLINMLTERKSLAKTSGRPGKTQLINHFKINENWFLVDLPGYGYARVSKKDKNTFQKYITNYFLQREQLVCSFVLVDIRHDPQPIDMEFMQWMGENGVPFAIIFTKADKLKPKAIERQVNLYLNKLTTDMWEEAPPHFITSSSHRSGRDELLAFIDDINDKFFEATRK
- a CDS encoding FtsL-like putative cell division protein, giving the protein MAKSKVKTGVFDLLKGKFLVSGDAPKNWLFIIFISFLATVMISSSHSADQKVHRIALLNEEVKELRNEFVDMRSDVQQLKLESNITGKISEKGLFPSETPPQKIKVKSLNEEE
- a CDS encoding alpha/beta fold hydrolase yields the protein MENELINEGGFKYIEKGEGKPIIILHGLMGGLSNFEGVTSYFPPKGYKVLIPELPLYSMPMLKTTVKNFAKYLKKFIDHKELEDVILLGNSLGGHIGLLHTKLYPSKVKALVITGSSGLYESAMGDGYPKRGDYEFIKKKAQDVFYDPEVATKEIVDEVFATVNDRVKLVKTLAIAKSAIRHNMAQDLPSMQTPTCIIWGKDDTVTPPDVAELFDELLPNSDLFWLDKCGHAPMMEHPDQFNTILDDWLTKNNF
- a CDS encoding division/cell wall cluster transcriptional repressor MraZ translates to MDIYFFGTFNCKADAKGRIMLPVALRNQMTPILNEGFFIKKSYYNECLELYPAQEWYKIMAEMDQNNRFDEESQLFQRIFMDGLRPVEVDGTGRLLLAKDVISLAGITKEVKIVPMRKHLEIWDVKEYEATISISKEEKKNLVKRVMLSKKDDKDVS
- the rsmH gene encoding 16S rRNA (cytosine(1402)-N(4))-methyltransferase RsmH; the encoded protein is MYHNPVLLKETVDGLDIKEDGIYVDVTFGGGGHSKEILKRLGPEGKLYAFDQDEDAQANALGDPRFTLIAENFRYITQFLKFYGIRKVDGILADFGVSSHQFDQAERGFSTRFDADLDMRMSKRNTLSAFDVVNKYSYDDLRKVLFEYGDIRNANAMAKVIVANREEEQIQTTDALKVALKQFLPEHRQHKILAQIYQAIRIEVNQEIAVIKEFLEQVPGLLKEKGRLSVISYHSLEDRLVKRFIRAGQFEGEPEKDFYGNIDVPLKKVGGLIVPTREEIKENNRARSAKLRIAERNGEK